The following are encoded together in the Bactrocera neohumeralis isolate Rockhampton chromosome 6, APGP_CSIRO_Bneo_wtdbg2-racon-allhic-juicebox.fasta_v2, whole genome shotgun sequence genome:
- the LOC126760965 gene encoding sialin, protein MEDVVKSEKFNGHKMEIAHHDPNEIVEAEPLSWKFWKKRRYVVVFLAFLGFFNVYSLRVNLSVAIVAMTENRTVIDDAGNISYEQDFPWDSKQRGLILSSFFYGYITTQFIGGFIGAKIGGNIVFGLGIGTTALLTLLTPLAAKHSLEMFLAVRIIEGVFEGVTFPCIHAVWSRWSPPLERSRMASIAFAGNYAGTVIAMPSSGLLASAYGWESVFYVFGTIGLIWFFIWILVVRSGPDRDRFCSDDEREFIQKKIGYGSNKQIKHPWKAIFTSKPFYAIIASHFSENWGFYTLLTQLPTFLKDTLNFNLDKTGFVSAVPYLAMGILLGVSGYLADWLQIKKILTTTQVRRYFNCAAFLAQTIFMILTAYLSDPTWSVVCITIAVGLGAFAWSGFAVNHLDIAPQHASVLMGIGNTFATIPGIVSPLLTGYLVTEKTAEEWKAVFFISAGIYLIGCVIYWLWASGELQEWAKTPEQKAAEAEERQSAVLAKSNGKEGYVNTAAEFKEQ, encoded by the exons CAACGAAATAGTCGAAGCTGAGCCGCTCTCATGGAAATTTTGGAAGAAGCGTCGCTATGTTGTTGTCTTCTTGGCATTCCTCGgtttctttaatgtttactcGCTGCGCGTTAACCTCAGTGTGGCCATAGTGGCAATGACTGAGAATCGCACAGTGATCGATGATGCTGGCAATATTTCGTATGAACAAGATTTTCCTTGGGATTCAAAGCAGCGGGGACTGATATTGAGTTCATTCTTCTACGGTTACATAACAACACAGTTCATTGGCGGTTTTATTGGCGCCAAAATCGGTGGCAACATT GTGTTTGGCTTGGGTATCGGTACTACTGCGCTGCTAACGCTGCTCACACCCTTGGCCGCTAAGCATAGCTTGGAAATGTTTCTTGCTGTGCGCATCATTGAAGGTGTTTTTGAG GGCGTCACCTTCCCCTGCATACACGCTGTCTGGTCGCGTTGGTCACCACCGCTGGAACGTTCACGCATGGCCTCCATTGCTTTTGCGGGCAATTACGCCGGTACCGTTATAGCTATGCCTTCATCGGGTCTCTTAGCCTCGGCTTACGGCTGGGAGAGTGTTTTCTACGTATTCGGCACAATAGGTTTAATATGGTTCTTCATATGGATCTTGGTGGTGCGTTCGGGCCCGGATCGTGATCGTTTCTGCTCGGACGATGAACGTGAGTTTATACAAAAGAAAATCGGTTATGGCAGCAATAAGCAAATCAAACACCCCTGGAAGGCGATATTCACCTCGAAACCATTCTATGCGATTATCGCTTCACATTTCTCCGAAAATTGGGGTTTCTACACGCTGCTCACGCAACTGCCCACATTTTTGAAAG ATACGCTCAACTTCAATCTGGATAAGACTGGCTTCGTTTCGGCAGTACCCTACCTGGCTATGGGCATACTGCTCGGTGTCTCCGGCTACTTGGCTGATTGGTTGCAGATTAAGAAGATCTTGACCACCACGCAAGTGCGTCGCTACTTCAATTGCGCTGCCTTCCTCGCTCAGACCATTTTTATGATACTCACTGCCTACCTCTCGGATCCAACATGGTCGGTGGTTTGCATCACCATAGCAGTGGGCTTGGGTGCCTTCGCGTGGTCGGGTTTCGC TGTCAACCATTTGGATATTGCGCCACAACACGCCAGCGTTTTGATGGGCATCGGCAACACGTTCGCCACCATTCCCGGCATTGTCAGCCCCCTTTTGACTGGCTACTTGGTCACGGAAAAAACGGCTGAAGAGTGGAAAGCGGTGTTCTTCATTTCGGCCGGTATCTATCTCATCGGTTGTGTCATCTATTGGTTGTGGGCTTCGGGTGAACTGCAAGAATGGGCGAAGACACCCGAACAAAAGGCGGCAGAGGCTGAGGAGCGTCAAAGTGCTGTGTTGGCTAAGAGCAATGGCAAGGAGGGTTATGTGAACACGGCAGCTGAGTTCAAGGAGCAATaa